The Aeromicrobium senzhongii genome includes a window with the following:
- a CDS encoding AAA family ATPase: MRIHQVSMTGFGPFRQTQTVDLDRFADHGIFLITGRTGAGKSSILDAIVYALYDAAPRYATAGGKQVRSTHCAPDEPSRVELVFSAGDQTYRIIRTPEYLRPKARGTGFTTEKATAELARREGDQWVGIASQLRTVGEELHHIVPLSCDQFLQVVLLAQGQFQRFLVASSDERQQLLRTLFRSDRFRDYDTHLQQRAGALRQQLSLVESGIAATVAALAEHAGREVPQEPDEDWLGEVLDAHDADLEIARADLKQADKEVQAAHELLHEATGLADKQRRRAEADQQLARLMAERPVIEADRRRRDLALAAQSVDLVHAGVLSSTQRADAAAVALDQAAARFAEAVPGPVPADLVTHRDEATSQLAVLRDRLADEQELERLRDEAETLGHQLEVVARRADELAEEALAHDAVLTAPVEITVDQAQSVLDRLLEELDLAAQRDRTRAALAEAEVEQLRRGRARTAASTDLDRLRERRLAEYAGTLAAELVDGQACAVCGSADHPEPARAPGEPVTEAMLESAQEVLDEAERRAREAAERVVALRTTLEGWAQVRGADELTVLVTDARATVSEVERAEQEREASRTARQRIDTEITTLGVRRAKLEQRSEHVGQRIDRLASRVEEARADAGSVVERIAVLTRHVEAATALIDARAADAAARQRLAECREAFESSLRHHEFDDAPSFLAARTDERTITELTRRIQAHDRALAGAEETLAAPELQDLPAEPVDVDGPRAAHAEAKAACEAASKRCGAAESCARTSHDLAAAIRGAWGRNAQARADFQVVDRLARSLHGESPNTRRMRLESYVLGVELEQIVAAANVRLHAMSSGRYALERSDAIATRGSNGGLEVRVRDQYTSVSRTPESLSGGEKFLASLALALGLAEVVTNRAGGITLDTLFIDEGFGSLDAETLDVAMETLDSLRQNGRTIGLISHVETMKERIPAQLAVEKTAQGCSRVRVRA, from the coding sequence ATGAGGATCCACCAGGTGTCGATGACGGGCTTCGGTCCGTTCCGCCAGACCCAGACGGTCGATCTCGACCGGTTCGCCGACCACGGCATCTTCCTGATCACCGGCCGCACCGGTGCCGGCAAGTCCAGCATCCTGGACGCGATCGTCTACGCCCTGTACGACGCCGCACCGCGCTATGCCACCGCCGGCGGGAAGCAGGTGCGCAGCACCCACTGCGCCCCCGACGAGCCCAGCCGGGTCGAGCTCGTGTTCAGCGCCGGCGACCAGACCTACCGGATCATCCGCACGCCCGAGTACCTGCGGCCCAAGGCGCGCGGCACCGGCTTCACGACCGAGAAGGCCACGGCCGAGCTGGCACGTCGTGAGGGCGACCAGTGGGTCGGCATCGCGTCCCAGCTGCGCACCGTGGGCGAGGAGCTGCACCACATCGTGCCGCTCAGCTGCGATCAGTTCCTGCAGGTCGTCCTGTTGGCGCAGGGCCAGTTCCAGCGGTTCCTGGTCGCCTCCAGCGACGAGCGCCAGCAGTTGTTGCGGACCCTCTTCCGCAGCGATCGGTTCCGTGACTACGACACGCACCTGCAGCAGCGCGCCGGTGCCTTGCGCCAGCAGCTGTCGCTGGTCGAGTCGGGGATCGCGGCCACGGTCGCGGCGCTGGCCGAGCATGCCGGGCGCGAGGTGCCGCAGGAGCCGGACGAGGACTGGCTCGGCGAGGTCCTCGACGCCCACGACGCCGACCTCGAGATCGCTCGCGCCGACCTGAAGCAGGCCGACAAGGAGGTGCAGGCCGCTCACGAGCTCCTGCACGAGGCGACCGGCCTCGCCGACAAGCAGCGGCGCCGGGCCGAGGCCGATCAGCAGCTCGCCCGGTTGATGGCCGAGCGCCCGGTGATCGAGGCGGACCGGCGCCGACGCGACCTCGCCCTGGCTGCCCAGTCCGTCGACCTCGTGCACGCCGGCGTGCTCTCCTCGACCCAGCGGGCCGATGCGGCCGCGGTCGCGCTCGACCAGGCGGCGGCCCGCTTCGCCGAGGCGGTGCCCGGTCCGGTGCCGGCCGATCTGGTCACCCACCGTGACGAGGCGACGTCGCAGCTCGCGGTCCTGCGCGACCGATTGGCCGACGAGCAGGAGCTCGAGCGCCTGCGTGACGAGGCCGAGACGCTCGGGCACCAGCTCGAGGTCGTTGCCCGTCGCGCCGACGAGCTGGCCGAGGAGGCTCTCGCGCACGACGCGGTCCTGACCGCACCGGTCGAGATCACGGTCGACCAGGCCCAGAGCGTGCTCGACCGGCTCCTGGAGGAGCTCGACCTGGCCGCCCAGCGCGACCGGACCCGTGCGGCTCTCGCCGAGGCCGAGGTCGAGCAGTTGCGTCGGGGCCGGGCCCGCACCGCCGCGTCCACCGATCTCGACCGGCTCCGCGAGCGCCGGCTGGCCGAGTACGCCGGGACGTTGGCGGCCGAGCTCGTCGACGGCCAGGCCTGTGCCGTGTGCGGCTCGGCCGACCACCCAGAGCCGGCCCGGGCTCCGGGCGAGCCGGTCACCGAGGCGATGCTCGAGAGCGCCCAAGAGGTGCTGGACGAGGCGGAACGCCGGGCCCGGGAGGCCGCCGAACGGGTCGTGGCACTGCGCACCACCCTCGAGGGTTGGGCGCAGGTCCGCGGGGCCGACGAGCTGACGGTGCTCGTCACCGACGCTCGTGCGACGGTGTCCGAGGTGGAGCGGGCCGAGCAGGAGCGCGAGGCGTCGCGCACCGCCAGGCAGCGCATCGACACCGAGATCACGACGCTCGGCGTGCGCCGCGCCAAGCTCGAGCAGCGTTCCGAGCACGTGGGACAGCGGATCGACCGGCTCGCCAGCCGGGTCGAGGAGGCCCGCGCCGACGCCGGGTCGGTCGTCGAGCGGATCGCCGTGCTGACCCGTCACGTCGAGGCCGCGACCGCGCTCATCGACGCGCGCGCCGCCGACGCCGCCGCCCGCCAGCGGCTCGCCGAGTGCCGCGAGGCCTTCGAGAGCTCGCTGCGGCACCACGAGTTCGACGACGCACCGTCCTTCCTGGCGGCACGGACCGACGAGCGCACGATCACCGAGCTCACCCGGCGGATCCAGGCCCACGACCGCGCGCTGGCCGGGGCCGAGGAGACGCTCGCGGCCCCCGAACTGCAGGACCTGCCCGCGGAGCCCGTCGACGTCGACGGTCCCCGGGCGGCCCATGCCGAGGCCAAGGCGGCCTGCGAGGCGGCCTCCAAGCGCTGCGGCGCGGCCGAGAGCTGCGCCAGGACGTCGCACGACCTGGCCGCGGCGATCCGCGGTGCCTGGGGTCGGAACGCTCAGGCACGCGCCGACTTCCAGGTCGTCGACCGCTTGGCCCGATCGCTGCACGGCGAGTCACCGAACACACGCCGGATGCGGCTCGAGAGCTACGTCCTGGGCGTCGAGCTGGAACAGATCGTGGCCGCGGCCAACGTCCGCCTCCACGCCATGTCGTCGGGTCGTTACGCCCTCGAGCGCAGCGACGCGATCGCCACGCGGGGGTCGAACGGCGGCCTCGAGGTGCGCGTCCGCGACCAGTACACCAGCGTCTCCCGCACGCCCGAGTCCCTCTCCGGCGGCGAGAAGTTCCTCGCGTCCCTGGCGTTGGCGCTGGGCCTGGCCGAGGTCGTGACGAACCGAGCCGGGGGCATCACCCTCGACACGCTGTTCATCGACGAGGGGTTCGGCTCCCTGGACGCCGAGACCCTGGACGTGGCGATGGAGACCCTCGACTCCTTGCGCCAGAACGGCCGGACGATCGGTCTGATCAGCCACGTCGAGACGATGAAGGAACGCATCCCCGCCCAGCTGGCGGTCGAGAAGACGGCGCAGGGCTGTAGCCGCGTCCGGGTGCGGGCCTGA
- a CDS encoding exonuclease SbcCD subunit D, which produces MKILHTSDWHIGRTFHQHSTAEALASVLDALVGLVREHAVDVVVVAGDVFDSSTPSAAAVEELDRILLALQRTGARVIVTSGNHDSPARLGAKAAFAREAGIHVITSPEEHATPVTIHDEHGPVHFYGIAYLEPALIRHRWPDQQLRHQKDAVGFALDNIRADLAARGGRSVVLAHTFVSGADGDSCESERGITTGGVDRVPVPVFDGVTYAALGHIHGRSTLAPHVRYSGAPLHLSFSEQDKPRGAWLVTLDAEGLGAVDWLDLPVPRRLVTLTGTLDELLADPALEVHAEHWVRAILTDVSRPDDPMRRLQRRFPHCAVLDFRPSRVDDAQAPTDPERLGSLTDQQVMAEFLAFARNGEGPDEAEARLLDELVGQLAGREVSR; this is translated from the coding sequence GTGAAGATCCTCCACACGTCCGACTGGCACATCGGTCGCACGTTCCACCAGCACTCGACCGCCGAGGCCCTCGCCTCGGTGCTCGACGCGCTCGTCGGCCTCGTCCGCGAGCACGCGGTCGACGTCGTCGTGGTGGCCGGTGACGTCTTCGACTCCTCGACTCCGTCGGCGGCCGCGGTCGAGGAGCTCGACCGGATCCTGCTGGCACTGCAGCGCACCGGCGCGCGGGTGATCGTCACCAGCGGCAACCACGACTCGCCCGCCCGGCTGGGCGCCAAGGCCGCGTTCGCCCGCGAGGCCGGGATCCACGTCATCACCTCGCCCGAGGAGCACGCCACGCCCGTCACGATCCACGACGAGCACGGCCCCGTGCACTTCTACGGCATCGCGTACCTCGAGCCGGCGCTCATCCGGCACCGGTGGCCCGACCAGCAGCTCCGCCACCAGAAGGACGCCGTCGGGTTCGCACTGGACAACATCCGCGCCGACCTGGCGGCCCGCGGCGGCCGTTCGGTCGTGCTGGCGCACACGTTCGTGTCCGGCGCCGACGGCGACTCCTGCGAGTCCGAGCGGGGCATCACCACCGGTGGCGTGGATCGCGTCCCGGTTCCCGTGTTCGACGGCGTCACCTACGCGGCCCTCGGTCACATCCACGGCCGCAGCACCCTGGCGCCGCACGTGCGCTACAGCGGCGCGCCCCTGCACCTGTCGTTCTCCGAGCAGGACAAGCCGCGTGGCGCCTGGCTCGTGACGCTCGACGCCGAGGGTCTCGGCGCGGTGGACTGGCTCGACCTGCCCGTCCCGCGGCGGCTGGTCACCCTCACCGGCACGCTGGACGAGCTGCTCGCCGATCCCGCTCTCGAGGTCCATGCCGAGCACTGGGTCCGCGCGATCCTCACCGATGTGTCGCGTCCCGACGATCCGATGCGCCGGCTGCAGCGTCGCTTCCCGCACTGTGCCGTCCTGGACTTCCGGCCCAGCCGGGTCGACGACGCGCAGGCCCCGACCGATCCCGAGCGGCTGGGCTCGCTCACCGACCAGCAGGTCATGGCCGAGTTCCTGGCGTTCGCCCGCAACGGCGAGGGACCCGACGAGGCCGAGGCGCGGCTGCTCGACGAGTTGGTCGGACAGCTTGCCGGGCGGGAGGTGTCGCGATGA
- a CDS encoding histidine phosphatase family protein: MAIVLLVRHGRSTANTSGTLAGRLPGVHLDDTGREQVARTGLRLADAPVVEVVTSPLERCRETAAAITAHHDLEPVVDEALTECGYGQWQGRALKELADEELWKTVQQHPSAAVFPGGEGLAAMQARGVAAIRGHDARIEAAHGPQAVWVAVSHGDVIKAVLADALGMHLDLFQRLHVDPASVSIVRYGTRRPDVVAVNTAAGDLAWLQGPAPAADAAVGGGAGPA, translated from the coding sequence ATGGCTATCGTCCTGCTCGTCCGACACGGTCGGTCCACCGCGAACACCTCGGGCACGCTGGCCGGCCGGCTGCCGGGCGTCCACCTCGACGACACGGGCCGCGAGCAGGTCGCCCGCACGGGCCTGCGGCTGGCCGATGCGCCCGTCGTCGAGGTCGTCACCAGTCCCCTCGAGCGCTGCCGTGAGACGGCGGCCGCGATCACCGCCCACCACGACCTCGAGCCCGTGGTCGACGAGGCACTGACCGAGTGCGGCTACGGCCAGTGGCAGGGTCGCGCCCTCAAGGAGCTCGCGGACGAGGAGCTGTGGAAGACCGTCCAGCAGCACCCCTCGGCGGCCGTCTTCCCCGGGGGCGAGGGCCTGGCGGCGATGCAGGCGCGCGGCGTCGCGGCGATCCGCGGTCACGACGCGCGCATCGAGGCGGCCCACGGTCCCCAGGCGGTGTGGGTGGCGGTGTCGCACGGCGACGTCATCAAGGCCGTGCTGGCGGACGCGCTGGGGATGCACCTGGATCTGTTCCAGCGTCTGCACGTGGACCCCGCCTCGGTCTCGATCGTGCGGTACGGCACCCGCCGGCCGGACGTCGTGGCGGTCAACACCGCGGCCGGCGACCTGGCCTGGCTGCAGGGTCCGGCTCCCGCCGCCGACGCCGCGGTGGGCGGCGGCGCAGGACCGGCCTGA
- a CDS encoding DUF3090 domain-containing protein — MAQRVHEFDWPDRLVIGTVGRPGERSFYLQARTGEQLVSALMEKEQSAALAEKLDEVLDELMVQDGNPFSVPAEAPPALDDRAPLDQPVVEQFRVGILSLGFDPSTAQVVIEAFPLVEDSPESLLEPESDEPAEVLHVRIPVGAARSFCKRTREVVDAGRPTCPLCFGPMDPEGHVCDLPDGLS; from the coding sequence ATGGCGCAACGGGTTCATGAATTCGACTGGCCCGACCGGCTCGTGATCGGCACGGTGGGCCGCCCTGGCGAACGGTCCTTCTACCTGCAGGCGCGGACCGGCGAGCAGCTCGTCAGCGCCCTCATGGAGAAGGAGCAGTCGGCTGCGCTCGCGGAGAAGCTCGACGAGGTCCTGGACGAGTTGATGGTCCAGGACGGCAACCCCTTCAGCGTGCCGGCCGAGGCTCCGCCGGCACTCGACGACCGGGCTCCGCTGGACCAGCCGGTCGTCGAGCAGTTCCGGGTGGGCATCCTCTCGCTGGGCTTCGACCCGTCGACCGCCCAGGTGGTGATCGAGGCCTTCCCGCTGGTCGAGGACTCCCCGGAGTCCCTGCTGGAGCCGGAGTCCGACGAGCCCGCCGAGGTCTTGCACGTCCGGATCCCCGTCGGTGCCGCGCGCTCGTTCTGCAAGCGCACCCGGGAGGTCGTCGACGCCGGTCGCCCGACCTGTCCGCTGTGCTTCGGTCCGATGGATCCGGAGGGTCACGTCTGCGACCTGCCCGACGGCCTGTCGTGA
- a CDS encoding SCO1664 family protein, whose product MTLEGDLELEGRVLPASNATFVGRIDGVRVVYKPVAGERPLWDFPGVVLAHREIAAHLVSEATGWDVVPPTWWGEGPHGPGMLQVWQESDPETEAVTLVPAQERPAGWCHVLDGLDAEDRVVSLVHEDSPGLRQMAVFDVLTNNADRKGGHVLAMPDGHRFGVDHGLTFHVEPKLRTVLWGWIGQELTEEEAAGVQRVRAALDGSLGQSLTKLLGEPELDALVQRCDRLTAEAAFPAPFGDMPAVPWPPF is encoded by the coding sequence GTGACGCTCGAGGGCGACCTCGAGCTCGAGGGCCGGGTCCTCCCCGCGTCCAATGCCACCTTCGTCGGCCGGATCGACGGCGTCCGCGTCGTCTACAAGCCGGTCGCGGGCGAGCGACCACTCTGGGACTTCCCCGGTGTCGTCCTGGCCCACCGCGAGATCGCCGCGCACCTCGTGTCGGAGGCGACGGGATGGGACGTCGTCCCGCCGACGTGGTGGGGCGAGGGACCGCACGGGCCGGGGATGCTGCAGGTGTGGCAGGAGTCCGACCCCGAGACCGAGGCCGTGACGCTCGTGCCCGCGCAGGAGCGGCCCGCGGGCTGGTGCCACGTGCTCGACGGGCTGGACGCCGAGGACCGCGTGGTCTCGCTCGTGCACGAGGACTCCCCCGGGCTGCGCCAGATGGCCGTGTTCGACGTGCTCACCAACAACGCCGACCGCAAGGGCGGTCACGTCCTGGCGATGCCCGACGGCCACCGCTTCGGCGTCGACCACGGGCTGACGTTCCACGTCGAGCCCAAGCTGCGCACCGTCCTGTGGGGGTGGATCGGCCAGGAGCTGACCGAGGAGGAGGCAGCCGGCGTGCAGCGGGTCCGGGCCGCGCTCGACGGGTCGCTCGGTCAGTCCCTGACGAAGCTGCTGGGTGAGCCCGAGCTCGACGCGCTGGTCCAGCGGTGCGACCGGCTCACCGCCGAGGCCGCCTTCCCGGCTCCGTTCGGGGACATGCCTGCCGTGCCCTGGCCACCGTTCTGA
- a CDS encoding AMP-binding protein translates to MMGDLGYKLKVLRRIGLLKAQNPVRLVKAGRKLASWGPGFPSAVAAAAARRPDQLAIIDDKGQLTWRQTSNAINRVTQALKDKGFVPGDPIAVLCRNHRHMVIAMVAISQMGGRMLLLNTMASGGQLTELVKRENAKMVILDQEFLAVASDLDRDLLVVAWEDDDTHGLPTLTGLAAGKSAADHDKPEKPGGIVIFTSGTTGLPKGAKRKEPENLEPLLTFFGSIPYEGNSTVVVAAPLFHSWGLLNFGFGLSTVPTYVLRRRFVPEQVIRDVAEYKAKVLVVVPLMMQRLVDADPEVIKNNDVSSLKITASSGSALAGELATHFMDTFTDSVYNFYGATETGWVTIATPADLRAAPGTAGTVPWHTVVKVLDENGHELPPGETGVIYVGNSMMFAGYTDGRTKDFRDGLMHSGDLGYFDENGRLFVAGRDDDMVISGGENVFPRELEDALIEHPKVQDVVVTGIADPQWGQSLAAYVVPREGETLTKDEVVEYAKAHVARFAVPRAVMFLDELPRNPTGKVMKRNLPAFETLS, encoded by the coding sequence ATGATGGGCGACCTCGGATACAAGTTGAAGGTGCTGCGGAGGATCGGGCTGCTGAAGGCCCAGAACCCCGTACGGCTGGTGAAGGCCGGACGCAAGCTCGCATCGTGGGGTCCGGGATTCCCGTCCGCCGTCGCCGCCGCGGCCGCGCGCCGTCCCGACCAGCTCGCGATCATCGACGACAAGGGTCAGCTGACGTGGCGCCAGACCAGCAACGCGATCAACCGCGTGACGCAGGCGCTCAAGGACAAGGGCTTCGTGCCCGGTGACCCCATCGCGGTCCTGTGCCGCAACCATCGCCACATGGTCATCGCCATGGTCGCGATCAGCCAGATGGGCGGCCGCATGCTGCTGCTCAACACGATGGCCAGCGGCGGTCAGCTCACCGAGCTGGTCAAGCGCGAGAACGCCAAGATGGTCATCCTCGACCAGGAGTTCCTGGCGGTCGCCTCCGACCTCGACCGCGACCTGCTCGTCGTGGCCTGGGAGGACGACGACACGCACGGCCTGCCGACCCTCACCGGCCTCGCCGCCGGCAAGTCCGCCGCCGACCACGACAAGCCCGAGAAGCCCGGCGGCATCGTCATCTTCACCTCCGGCACCACCGGCCTGCCCAAGGGCGCCAAGCGCAAGGAGCCCGAGAACCTCGAGCCGCTGCTCACGTTCTTCGGCTCCATCCCCTACGAGGGCAACTCCACCGTCGTCGTGGCGGCGCCGCTGTTCCACTCCTGGGGTCTGCTGAACTTCGGCTTCGGACTCTCCACGGTGCCGACCTACGTCCTGCGCCGGCGCTTCGTGCCCGAGCAGGTCATCCGCGACGTCGCCGAGTACAAGGCCAAGGTCCTCGTCGTGGTGCCGCTGATGATGCAGCGCCTGGTCGACGCCGACCCCGAGGTCATCAAGAACAACGACGTCTCCAGCCTGAAGATCACGGCGTCCAGCGGCTCGGCCCTGGCCGGCGAGCTGGCCACGCACTTCATGGACACGTTCACCGACTCGGTCTACAACTTCTACGGCGCGACCGAGACCGGCTGGGTCACGATCGCCACGCCGGCCGACCTGCGGGCCGCGCCCGGCACGGCCGGGACGGTGCCGTGGCACACGGTCGTCAAGGTCCTCGACGAGAACGGCCACGAGCTGCCCCCGGGCGAGACCGGCGTGATCTACGTGGGCAACTCCATGATGTTCGCCGGCTACACCGACGGCCGGACCAAGGACTTCCGCGACGGCCTCATGCACTCGGGCGACCTGGGCTACTTCGACGAGAACGGCCGCCTGTTCGTGGCCGGCCGTGACGACGACATGGTCATCTCCGGTGGCGAGAACGTCTTCCCGCGCGAGCTGGAGGACGCCCTCATCGAGCACCCGAAGGTCCAGGACGTCGTCGTGACCGGCATCGCCGACCCGCAGTGGGGCCAGAGCCTCGCCGCGTACGTCGTCCCGCGTGAGGGCGAGACCCTGACCAAGGACGAGGTCGTCGAGTACGCCAAGGCGCACGTCGCCCGGTTCGCCGTGCCGCGTGCGGTCATGTTCCTCGACGAGTTGCCCCGCAACCCCACGGGCAAGGTCATGAAGCGCAACCTGCCGGCGTTCGAGACGCTGTCCTGA
- a CDS encoding SDR family NAD(P)-dependent oxidoreductase, whose amino-acid sequence MTNTVAVVTGGSGGVGLAMAKLLARDHHVVLSDCSGERLHRALDELDSAGVSAESIVADVTDRRSVETLMRAAREAGPIASVVHAPSATARRSCTESIVRSRVLGTIHVTAATLAVAGLGTTLVHASAHTAAAVPVSVPRWVFRLAPADPEGVVTALTRLADLGPSRWGPAAAHALSGTFIDWYTARMAEVYIACGARLRSVTTESVLELCRDGLSPTTEPEEPAA is encoded by the coding sequence GTGACGAACACGGTGGCGGTCGTGACCGGCGGCTCCGGCGGCGTGGGACTGGCCATGGCCAAGCTCCTCGCCCGCGACCACCACGTCGTCCTCAGCGACTGCAGCGGCGAGCGGCTGCACCGTGCCCTGGACGAGCTGGACTCGGCAGGCGTCTCGGCCGAGTCGATCGTCGCGGACGTCACGGACCGGCGCAGCGTCGAGACGCTCATGCGCGCCGCCCGCGAGGCCGGGCCCATCGCCTCGGTCGTGCACGCGCCCTCGGCGACGGCCCGACGCTCCTGCACCGAGTCCATCGTGCGCTCGCGGGTGCTGGGCACGATCCACGTCACGGCGGCGACCCTGGCCGTGGCCGGTCTCGGCACGACCCTGGTCCACGCCTCGGCTCACACCGCCGCCGCGGTGCCGGTGTCGGTGCCGCGCTGGGTCTTCCGGCTCGCGCCGGCCGACCCGGAAGGCGTCGTGACCGCGTTGACCCGCCTGGCCGATCTGGGACCGAGCCGGTGGGGCCCGGCCGCGGCCCACGCGCTCAGCGGCACCTTCATCGACTGGTACACCGCCCGCATGGCCGAGGTCTACATCGCCTGCGGTGCCCGGCTGCGCTCGGTGACCACCGAGTCCGTCCTCGAGCTGTGCCGGGACGGGCTGAGCCCGACGACCGAGCCCGAGGAGCCGGCCGCCTGA
- a CDS encoding acyl-CoA dehydrogenase family protein, with the protein MAVDRLMPSDEASDLIALTRQIVDDQLRPRVDQAERTATFPRDVFRTLGRAGLLGLPYAEELGGGGQPYEVYLQVVEEIAMAWAAVGVGTSVHALSCFGLDHAGTPEQKQRWLPDMLGGELLGAYCLSEAHAGSDPGAMRTTARRDGDEYVIRGAKAWTTHGGQADYYKVMARAEAGITCFLVPADAEGLSADVPEDKMGLMSSTTATMLFDDVRVPVERRLGEEGQGLAIALAGLDSGRLGIAAVATGVAQGALDTAVRYAKEREAFGVPIIDHQGLTFVLADMAAAVESARATYLAAARLRDLGRPFSRQASIAKLVATDNAMKVTTDAVQVLGGAGYTKDFPVERYMRETKVMQIFEGTNQIQRLVIGRDLKKRG; encoded by the coding sequence GTGGCCGTGGATCGCCTGATGCCCAGCGACGAGGCGAGCGACCTGATCGCCCTCACCCGCCAGATCGTCGACGACCAGCTGCGTCCGCGCGTCGACCAGGCCGAGCGCACGGCGACGTTCCCCCGCGACGTCTTCAGGACCCTCGGCCGGGCGGGCCTGCTCGGTCTGCCGTACGCCGAGGAGCTCGGGGGTGGCGGGCAGCCGTACGAGGTCTACCTGCAGGTCGTCGAGGAGATCGCGATGGCATGGGCCGCCGTCGGCGTCGGGACCAGCGTGCACGCGCTGAGCTGCTTCGGCCTGGACCACGCCGGGACGCCCGAGCAGAAGCAGCGGTGGCTGCCCGACATGCTCGGCGGCGAGCTGCTCGGCGCCTACTGCCTGTCGGAGGCGCACGCCGGCTCCGATCCCGGTGCGATGCGGACGACGGCCCGCCGTGACGGCGACGAGTACGTCATCCGCGGCGCGAAGGCCTGGACCACCCACGGCGGTCAGGCCGACTACTACAAGGTCATGGCGCGCGCCGAGGCCGGCATCACGTGCTTCCTCGTGCCCGCCGACGCCGAGGGCCTCAGTGCCGACGTGCCCGAGGACAAGATGGGCCTGATGAGCTCGACCACGGCGACGATGCTGTTCGACGACGTGCGGGTCCCGGTGGAGCGCCGTCTGGGCGAGGAGGGCCAAGGGCTCGCGATCGCGCTGGCGGGGCTCGACTCCGGTCGGCTCGGCATCGCCGCCGTGGCGACGGGTGTCGCCCAGGGGGCGCTCGACACGGCCGTCCGGTACGCCAAGGAGCGCGAGGCGTTCGGCGTGCCGATCATCGACCACCAGGGCCTCACCTTCGTGCTGGCCGACATGGCCGCGGCGGTCGAGAGCGCCCGGGCCACCTACCTGGCTGCCGCCCGGCTGCGCGACCTGGGCCGCCCGTTCTCGCGGCAGGCCTCGATCGCCAAGCTGGTCGCCACCGACAACGCCATGAAGGTCACCACCGACGCCGTCCAGGTGCTCGGCGGCGCCGGGTACACCAAGGACTTCCCCGTCGAGCGGTACATGCGCGAGACGAAGGTGATGCAGATCTTCGAGGGCACCAACCAGATCCAGCGCCTGGTCATCGGGCGCGACCTGAAGAAGCGCGGCTGA
- a CDS encoding SDR family NAD(P)-dependent oxidoreductase, with the protein MDISGASAIVTGGASGIGAAVVRRLAAAGARVVVADLNDDAGQALAAEVGGVFIHVDVTDTEQIATAVGAAEELAPLRVLVNSAGIGWAQRTVGRDGSFESAHDLDAYKKVIAINLIGTFDAIRLAATAMSRTEPLESGERGAICNLASVAAFDGQIGQAAYSSSKGGVVGMTLPVARDLAAVGVRVNTVAPGLIDTPIYGEGEAAEQFKAKLGESVNFPKRLGQPDELASMVLECVTNSYMNGETIRVDGAIRMPPR; encoded by the coding sequence ATGGACATCAGTGGAGCATCAGCCATCGTCACCGGCGGCGCCTCGGGCATCGGCGCCGCAGTCGTCCGCCGCCTCGCCGCCGCCGGCGCCCGCGTCGTCGTCGCCGACCTCAACGACGACGCCGGACAGGCCCTCGCCGCCGAGGTGGGCGGCGTCTTCATCCACGTCGACGTCACCGACACCGAGCAGATCGCCACCGCGGTCGGCGCCGCCGAGGAGCTCGCCCCGCTGCGCGTGCTGGTGAACTCGGCCGGCATCGGCTGGGCACAGCGCACGGTCGGCCGCGACGGCAGCTTCGAGTCGGCGCACGACCTCGACGCGTACAAGAAGGTCATCGCGATCAACCTCATCGGCACCTTCGACGCGATCCGGCTGGCCGCCACGGCGATGAGCCGCACCGAGCCGCTGGAGTCCGGCGAGCGCGGAGCGATCTGCAACCTCGCCTCCGTGGCCGCGTTCGACGGCCAGATCGGCCAGGCCGCGTACTCCTCGTCGAAGGGTGGCGTCGTGGGCATGACGCTTCCCGTCGCCCGCGACCTCGCCGCCGTCGGCGTGCGGGTCAACACGGTCGCCCCCGGCCTCATCGACACGCCCATCTACGGCGAGGGCGAGGCCGCCGAGCAGTTCAAGGCCAAGCTGGGTGAGTCGGTCAACTTCCCGAAGCGTCTCGGGCAGCCCGACGAGCTGGCCAGCATGGTCCTGGAGTGCGTGACGAACTCGTACATGAACGGCGAGACGATCCGCGTCGACGGCGCCATCCGGATGCCTCCGCGCTGA